A single genomic interval of Armigeres subalbatus isolate Guangzhou_Male chromosome 1, GZ_Asu_2, whole genome shotgun sequence harbors:
- the LOC134208052 gene encoding uncharacterized protein LOC134208052, translated as MSVSMLKRTQAQRKLYPKCTVSQLPDHLLMRIFRYLPRYSILPTTEVCSRWYTLISSSELLHNFTLRVDLSMLDDDSALEYDYFLNRSSRCYRNLHIVVRDHRSFVVALMALRKFGPHLTDLRLSLDHRCVYPSFMQLYFNRMKDIEMGLEEYQQMLWEQEIDSYDRCLLVIAMPRVKKLRLPSLWQDEIKYRRIEEIFLAFMYRQCWQLERLQIKRITDRKDIRTKILHYIGVELERLQEMEIDGTGLIVLTDSFSLKKLSVHALTTGLPFYGGFKHAFPLLTHLEITDDMQFDNLCLWAISKHCANLVELIFVSDRITKDGFNYIHRLFRLVKLSITLNGKQMDCCFEGCRALPVRNLFVYSNELRVDTIQTMLKQNDNMREFAICTKRCIEYSTLNWLHQIRPSCRLTYTQMTV; from the exons ATGAGTGTAAGTATGCTCAAAAGGACGCAGGCCCAGAGAAAATTGTACCCAAAATGTACTGTTTCGCAGCTGCCAGACCAT CTACTGATGCGCATTTTCCGCTACCTTCCTCGGTACTCGATTCTGCCAACAACGGAAGTATGCTCTCGCTGGTATACGCTCATTAGCTCCAGCGAGCTGCTCCACAACTTTACGCTGCGGGTTGACCTTTCGATGTTGGACGATGATTCCGCCCTGGAGTACGACTACTTCCTGAACAGATCAAGTCGGTGCTACCGTAATTTGCACATCGTGGTCCGCGATCATCGTTCCTTTGTTGTAGCGCTGATGGCGTTGCGAAAATTTGGACCCCACTTGACGGACCTCAGGCTGTCCCTGGATCACCGGTGCGTCTATCCGTCTTTTATGCAGCTGTACTTCAACCGGATGAAGGACATTGAGATGGGTTTGGAAGAATACCAGCAGATGCTGTGGGAACAGGAAATAGACAGCTACGATCGATGTCTACTCGTGATCGCAATGCCCAGAGTTAAGAAACTGCGATTGCCAAGTCTTTGGCAAGATGAGATCAAGTACCGTAGGATTGAGGAAATATTCTTGGCATTTATGTACCGTCAGTGCTGGCAGTTGGAACGGCTTCAGATTAAGCGGATTACGGATCGTAAGGACATTAGAACGAAGATTTTGCATTATATCGGGGTCGAATTAGAACGTCTTCAGGAAATGGAGATCGATGGTACTGGTCTTATCGTTCTGACCGATTCGTTCTCGTTGAAGAAACTATCGGTGCACGCATTGACCACCGGATTGCCGTTCTATGGTGGATTCAAGCACGCTTTTCCACTGCTAACGCACCTGGAGATCACCGATGATATGCAGTTTGACAATTTGTGCCTTTGGGCGATCTCCAAGCACTGTGCCAACTTGGTGGAGCTGATTTTCGTTTCCGATCGGATAACGAAGGATGGATTCAACTATATCCACCGGTTGTTTCGCTTGGTCAAGTTGTCCATCACGCTGAACGGGAAGCAAATGGATTGCTGTTTCGAAGGATGCCGGGCACTCCCGGTGAGAAATCTATTCGTGTACAGTAATGAG CTACGAGTGGATACCATTCAAACGATGCTGAAGCAAAACGACAATATGAGGGAGTTCGCCATTTGCACTAAACGATGCATCGAGTATAGTACGCTGAACTGGCTGCACCAGATTAGGCCATCATGTCGGTTGACCTACACGCAGATGACCGTGTAG